The following proteins come from a genomic window of Kocuria palustris:
- a CDS encoding YebC/PmpR family DNA-binding transcriptional regulator, which produces MSGHSKWATTKHKKAAIDAKRAKAFAKYIKGIEVAARQGGADTAGNPALDLAVSKAKKNSVPNDNIDRAIKRGAGLTGEVIEYSEIFYEARGPQGSALYIECLTDNKNRAASEVRVAVTRNGGTMADPGSVTFMFERKGVAEVAKADGVTEDDVMMAVLDAGAEEVIEDQDVFEVISEATDLPQIRTALDEAELEYNNDDPQFRPNMKVELDADAARKFLRLADAIEELDDVQNVYSNVEITPEVAAQLEDED; this is translated from the coding sequence ATGTCCGGTCACTCCAAGTGGGCCACGACCAAGCACAAGAAGGCCGCCATCGACGCCAAGCGCGCCAAGGCCTTCGCCAAGTACATCAAGGGCATCGAGGTCGCCGCGCGCCAGGGCGGCGCCGACACCGCGGGCAACCCGGCGCTGGATCTGGCCGTGTCCAAGGCCAAGAAGAACTCGGTGCCCAACGACAACATCGACCGCGCCATCAAGCGCGGCGCCGGCCTGACCGGCGAGGTCATCGAGTACTCGGAGATCTTCTACGAGGCCCGCGGCCCCCAGGGGTCGGCGCTGTACATCGAGTGCCTGACCGACAACAAGAACCGCGCGGCCTCCGAGGTCCGCGTGGCCGTGACTCGCAACGGCGGCACTATGGCCGATCCGGGCTCGGTCACCTTCATGTTCGAGCGCAAGGGCGTGGCCGAGGTCGCCAAGGCCGACGGCGTCACCGAGGACGACGTCATGATGGCCGTGCTGGACGCCGGGGCGGAGGAGGTCATCGAGGACCAGGACGTCTTCGAGGTCATCTCCGAGGCCACCGACCTGCCCCAGATCCGCACGGCTCTGGACGAGGCGGAGCTGGAGTACAACAACGACGACCCCCAGTTCCGCCCGAACATGAAGGTCGAGCTCGACGCCGACGCCGCGCGCAAGTTCCTGCGCCTGGCCGACGCGATCGAGGAGCTCGACGACGTCCAGAACGTCTACTCCAACGTGGAGATCACCCCCGAGGTCGCCGCCCAGCTCGAGGACGAGGACTGA
- the ruvC gene encoding crossover junction endodeoxyribonuclease RuvC: MGSAARAQAPEQVILGVDPGLTRCGFGIVRMRADRRAEWVHHEVQGTGADEPLEQRILRIAQAADQLLERFAPDAMAIERVFAQNNAPTVVGTAQASGVVIAAAAARGVPVAWHTPSEVKAAVTGDGSAEKAAVTKMIARILRLEQLPRPADAADALAIAVCHGWRSGVGAGLDAQAGTTTTHQGARTGLQRASQERGTALTPAQRAWQAAEQKARRGR, encoded by the coding sequence ATGGGCTCCGCGGCCAGGGCGCAGGCCCCCGAGCAGGTCATCCTGGGCGTCGATCCCGGGCTGACCCGCTGCGGGTTCGGGATCGTGCGCATGCGCGCCGACCGCCGCGCCGAATGGGTCCACCACGAGGTCCAGGGCACAGGCGCCGACGAGCCCCTGGAGCAGCGGATCCTGCGCATCGCCCAGGCGGCCGATCAGCTGCTCGAGCGCTTCGCCCCGGATGCTATGGCGATCGAGCGCGTGTTCGCGCAGAACAACGCCCCCACCGTGGTCGGCACCGCCCAGGCCTCGGGCGTGGTGATCGCCGCCGCAGCCGCTCGCGGGGTCCCCGTCGCCTGGCACACCCCGTCCGAGGTCAAGGCCGCGGTCACCGGCGACGGCTCGGCCGAGAAGGCCGCCGTGACCAAGATGATCGCGCGCATCCTCCGCCTCGAGCAGCTGCCGCGTCCGGCCGACGCCGCCGATGCCCTGGCGATCGCGGTCTGCCACGGCTGGCGCTCCGGTGTGGGCGCGGGCCTGGACGCCCAGGCGGGCACTACGACCACGCACCAGGGCGCCCGCACGGGACTGCAGCGCGCGAGCCAGGAGCGCGGCACCGCCCTGACACCCGCTCAGCGCGCCTGGCAGGCCGCGGAGCAGAAGGCTCGGCGCGGCCGCTGA
- the ruvA gene encoding Holliday junction branch migration protein RuvA codes for MIASVRGEVLHKGLSTAVVDVMGLGLELQATPQTLSGLHEGREARLATAFVARKDDSPLLFGFADAEEKEIFETMLGVSGIGPRTALAVLAALGTQEVRTAIAQGDPKPFTTVSGIGPKGAKRIVLELADKLVPADPAPASAPQAAQIPLWRTQVTEALTGLGWNEKDASAAIDDALVGREELADSGDVALILRTVLAWLGARASAPAAGRGSTRTGEGR; via the coding sequence ATGATCGCGTCCGTGCGCGGCGAGGTGCTGCACAAGGGGCTGAGCACGGCCGTCGTCGACGTCATGGGGCTGGGCCTCGAGCTGCAGGCCACCCCGCAGACTCTCTCCGGGCTGCACGAGGGCCGCGAGGCCCGGCTGGCCACCGCGTTCGTGGCGCGCAAGGACGACTCCCCGCTGCTGTTCGGCTTCGCGGACGCGGAGGAGAAGGAGATCTTCGAGACCATGCTGGGCGTCTCCGGCATCGGTCCGCGCACCGCACTGGCAGTGCTGGCCGCGCTGGGCACGCAGGAGGTCCGCACGGCCATCGCCCAGGGCGACCCCAAGCCGTTCACCACCGTCTCCGGGATCGGGCCCAAGGGCGCCAAGCGCATCGTGCTCGAGCTCGCGGACAAGCTCGTTCCCGCCGATCCGGCACCGGCCTCGGCCCCGCAGGCGGCGCAGATCCCGCTGTGGCGCACCCAGGTCACGGAGGCCCTCACAGGTCTGGGCTGGAACGAGAAGGACGCCTCGGCGGCCATCGACGACGCCCTGGTCGGTCGAGAGGAGCTCGCCGACTCCGGTGACGTCGCCCTGATCCTCCGCACCGTGCTCGCGTGGCTCGGCGCCCGGGCCTCGGCTCCTGCCGCCGGCCGGGGCTCGACTCGCACGGGGGAGGGCCGCTGA
- the ruvB gene encoding Holliday junction branch migration DNA helicase RuvB, translated as MDAQHSGSERLVGGEPELDERAVESALRPESLADFVGQPRVRQQLSLVLEASRLRGRSADHVLLSGPPGLGKTTLAMIIAQEMGAPLRISSGPAIQHSGDLAAILSSLTEGEVLFLDEIHRMSRPAEEMLYMAMEDFRVDIVVGKGAGATSIPLDLPPFTLVGATTRAGLLPGPLRDRFGFTGHLEFYSDHELVSVLRRSAGLLDLRLSTEGFEEVATRSRGTPRIANRLLRRVRDWALVHGVDSIDARACSAALEMYEVDSRGLDRLDRSVLEALVRHFGGGPVGLSTLAIAVGEESETVEEVAEPYLVREGLLARTPRGRIAMPAAWEHLGLVPPEHAAFRDTAVRQALGDQDPPQQ; from the coding sequence ATGGACGCACAGCACAGCGGGTCCGAGCGCCTGGTGGGCGGGGAGCCGGAGCTGGACGAGCGCGCCGTCGAATCGGCCCTGCGCCCCGAGTCCCTGGCGGACTTCGTGGGTCAGCCGCGTGTGCGCCAGCAGCTCTCCCTGGTCCTGGAGGCCTCCAGGCTGCGGGGCCGCAGCGCCGATCACGTGCTGCTGTCCGGACCTCCCGGTCTGGGCAAGACCACGCTGGCCATGATCATCGCCCAGGAGATGGGCGCTCCGCTGCGCATCTCCTCCGGGCCTGCCATCCAGCACTCCGGCGACCTGGCCGCGATCCTGTCCTCCCTGACTGAGGGCGAGGTCCTGTTCCTCGACGAGATCCACCGCATGTCCCGGCCCGCCGAGGAGATGCTCTACATGGCCATGGAGGACTTCCGGGTCGACATCGTGGTGGGCAAGGGCGCCGGGGCCACCTCCATCCCGCTGGACCTGCCTCCGTTCACCCTGGTCGGTGCCACCACGCGCGCCGGGCTGCTGCCGGGACCGCTGCGCGATCGCTTCGGCTTCACCGGGCACCTCGAGTTCTACAGCGACCACGAGCTCGTCTCCGTGCTGCGCCGCTCCGCCGGGCTGCTGGACCTGCGCCTGTCCACGGAGGGCTTCGAGGAGGTCGCCACCCGCTCCCGCGGCACTCCGCGCATCGCCAACCGCCTGCTGCGCCGCGTGCGCGACTGGGCGCTGGTCCACGGCGTGGACAGCATCGACGCCCGCGCCTGCTCCGCCGCCCTGGAGATGTACGAGGTCGACTCGCGGGGCCTGGACCGCCTGGACCGCTCGGTGCTCGAGGCGCTGGTCCGCCACTTCGGCGGCGGACCGGTGGGGCTGTCCACCCTGGCGATCGCCGTGGGGGAGGAATCGGAGACCGTCGAGGAGGTCGCCGAGCCGTACCTGGTCCGCGAGGGCCTGCTGGCGCGGACCCCGCGAGGACGCATCGCCATGCCTGCGGCTTGGGAGCACCTGGGACTGGTACCGCCCGAGCACGCAGCCTTCCGGGACACTGCGGTGCGCCAGGCCCTCGGCGACCAGGACCCCCCGCAGCAGTAG
- a CDS encoding preprotein translocase subunit YajC: MTPVVTESLSAAGAAGGGGSSMLLFGFMLLLIIGMFWFSSRTRKKQQEKLKSQQRAMEPGMEVMTSYGLYGRLVSKDEDAVKAVIEIAPGTQVTVHLQTLTNVVERDTPAAGGTDAAGSTAAGDASADETPAGDPTDPRDPGADSSR; encoded by the coding sequence ATGACACCCGTCGTCACCGAATCGCTGTCCGCCGCCGGAGCCGCTGGAGGCGGCGGCTCCTCCATGCTGCTCTTCGGCTTCATGCTGCTGCTGATCATCGGCATGTTCTGGTTCTCCAGCCGCACCCGCAAGAAGCAGCAGGAGAAGCTGAAGTCGCAGCAGCGCGCCATGGAGCCCGGCATGGAGGTCATGACGAGCTACGGCCTCTACGGCCGCCTGGTCTCCAAGGACGAGGATGCCGTCAAGGCCGTCATCGAGATCGCCCCGGGCACCCAGGTCACCGTGCACCTGCAGACCCTCACCAACGTGGTCGAGCGTGACACCCCCGCTGCCGGCGGCACGGATGCCGCAGGCTCCACCGCAGCCGGGGACGCCTCCGCTGACGAGACCCCCGCCGGCGACCCCACGGATCCCCGCGATCCGGGAGCCGACTCCTCCCGCTGA
- the secD gene encoding protein translocase subunit SecD — MSTSPEDRSSASTPGRESGDRKKKPRRSEQETTAQRAQRRQLGGTELHRAVRTARGSLVGMFVLLVAMLGVLGWGAGQGHTGWGPRLALDLEGGTQMILTPELTGQQEGEEISQEQLDQAVEIIRQRVDGSGVSEAEVSTQGGENIVVSMPGTPDQETRDLIQTSAQMSFRPVLMVGPAEATPEDERTPEDEQVEPDGEPTDSSDPNWVDGDLMAKYEATDCAQPQTPEQRAAQDPEAAIVACDPSGGGKYILGPIELEGTDISDSSYGMAQGANGTTTGQYAVNIQFNEEGTQTFKELSERLNSIGQTSPGDPRSQFAILLDGEVISAPSMDAVIPDGQAQITGSFTEEDAQFLSEQLRYGSLPVSFEISSEQQISATMGADQLRWGVIAGLIGLVLVAVYCLFQYRLLGLVTIASLVVLGVASWLAIVLLGWGMNYRLSMAGVAGLIVSIGMAADSFIVYFERIRDEIRIGRTIPAAIDHGWKRARQTVIASKSVNLIASVVLYFVAVGNVRGFAFTLGLTAVIDLVVVFLFTHPVMVLLSRTRFFAQGRKGSGLDPETLDAVPFYRGAGRTRTPDDLDPAAGAVAEESAVQTAPAEQELVGASSPLSSRTEHAASTEPDDDSAPESSAAHSAAVTEDSPGPGEAATEAQSTGSSAAVGRPSRRTAGAPGDERGLTVAERRRRARRAAGESSPSDPPPPQDPEATRPASDRRTNEEDA; from the coding sequence ATGTCGACATCGCCAGAAGATCGCTCGTCCGCGAGCACCCCCGGCCGCGAGTCGGGGGACCGGAAGAAGAAGCCGCGCCGCAGCGAGCAGGAGACGACGGCCCAGCGGGCGCAGCGTCGTCAGCTCGGCGGCACCGAGCTGCACCGGGCGGTGAGAACTGCTCGAGGCTCGCTCGTGGGCATGTTCGTGCTGCTGGTCGCCATGCTCGGCGTGCTGGGCTGGGGCGCAGGCCAGGGCCACACCGGCTGGGGGCCGCGCCTGGCGCTGGACCTCGAGGGCGGCACGCAGATGATCCTGACCCCTGAGCTGACCGGTCAGCAGGAGGGCGAGGAGATATCCCAGGAGCAGCTCGACCAGGCGGTGGAGATCATCCGCCAGCGCGTCGACGGCTCCGGCGTCTCGGAGGCCGAGGTCTCCACCCAGGGCGGCGAGAACATCGTCGTGTCCATGCCGGGCACGCCCGATCAGGAGACCCGGGACCTGATCCAGACCTCGGCGCAGATGAGCTTCCGACCCGTGCTGATGGTCGGCCCCGCCGAGGCCACTCCGGAGGACGAGCGCACCCCCGAGGACGAGCAGGTCGAGCCGGACGGCGAGCCCACTGACTCGTCGGACCCCAACTGGGTCGACGGCGATCTGATGGCCAAGTACGAGGCCACGGACTGCGCGCAGCCGCAGACCCCCGAGCAGCGCGCCGCCCAGGACCCGGAGGCGGCCATCGTCGCCTGCGACCCCAGCGGCGGCGGCAAGTACATCCTCGGCCCGATCGAGCTCGAGGGCACCGATATCTCGGACTCGTCGTACGGCATGGCCCAGGGTGCCAACGGGACGACCACCGGCCAGTACGCCGTGAACATCCAGTTCAACGAGGAAGGCACCCAGACCTTCAAGGAGCTCTCCGAGCGCCTGAACTCGATCGGTCAGACCAGCCCCGGGGACCCCCGCAGCCAGTTCGCGATCCTGCTGGACGGCGAGGTCATCTCCGCACCGTCCATGGACGCGGTCATCCCCGACGGCCAGGCGCAGATCACCGGCTCCTTCACGGAGGAGGACGCGCAGTTCCTCTCCGAGCAGCTGCGCTACGGCTCGCTGCCCGTGAGCTTCGAGATCTCCTCGGAGCAGCAGATCTCGGCCACCATGGGCGCCGATCAGCTGCGCTGGGGCGTCATCGCCGGGCTCATCGGCCTGGTCCTGGTGGCCGTCTACTGCCTGTTCCAGTACCGCCTGCTGGGCCTGGTGACCATCGCTTCGCTCGTGGTGCTGGGCGTGGCGTCCTGGCTGGCCATCGTGCTGCTGGGCTGGGGCATGAACTACCGCCTGTCGATGGCGGGCGTGGCCGGCCTGATCGTGTCGATCGGCATGGCCGCCGACTCGTTCATCGTCTACTTCGAGCGCATCCGCGATGAGATCCGCATCGGGCGCACGATCCCAGCGGCCATCGATCACGGCTGGAAGCGCGCCCGCCAGACGGTCATCGCCTCCAAGTCCGTGAACCTGATCGCCTCGGTGGTGCTCTACTTCGTGGCCGTGGGCAACGTGCGCGGCTTCGCGTTCACTCTGGGCCTGACCGCGGTGATCGACCTGGTGGTCGTGTTCCTGTTCACCCATCCCGTCATGGTCCTGCTCTCGCGCACCCGGTTCTTCGCTCAGGGCCGCAAGGGCTCAGGGCTGGATCCCGAGACCCTCGACGCCGTGCCGTTCTACCGCGGCGCCGGTCGCACCCGCACCCCGGACGACCTGGACCCGGCCGCCGGTGCGGTGGCGGAGGAGTCCGCCGTGCAGACCGCCCCGGCCGAGCAGGAGCTCGTGGGCGCGTCCTCGCCGCTCAGCTCCCGCACGGAGCACGCGGCCTCGACGGAGCCCGACGACGACAGCGCCCCCGAGAGCTCCGCGGCCCACAGTGCTGCAGTGACAGAGGACTCTCCCGGGCCCGGCGAGGCAGCGACCGAGGCTCAGAGCACCGGCTCGAGCGCTGCTGTGGGCAGGCCCTCCCGCCGCACCGCGGGGGCCCCGGGCGACGAGCGCGGTCTCACCGTGGCCGAGCGCCGCCGTCGGGCCCGGCGCGCGGCAGGCGAGTCATCGCCGTCGGACCCGCCGCCCCCGCAGGACCCGGAAGCGACCCGCCCGGCCTCCGACCGACGCACGAACGAGGAGGACGCCTGA
- the secF gene encoding protein translocase subunit SecF: MSRFSDFGNDLYSGRRSFGFVPRRGLWLAIAGALVVISLLIPVVKGGFNLGIDFTGGSEFTISSVADDDPQVGQQALQDTGATEEGEVTNIAPGTMRAQTEQLDDEQTLEVRDALAQAYDVPAENVTSNFVGPTWGAGISQQMLRGLVIFLVLTAVVMALYFRTWKMSVASMAGVFVTVALTVGTYSLVGFEVTPSAVIGFLTVLSYSLYDTVVVFDKVRENTKGLLDGSAPASRRQRGFLGQINLAANQTLVRSINTSIVGLLPVGAILFIGAALLGAGTLKDLALSQFVGIIYGTLATLFVATPLYAALRSREPAVRRIDEGAEASAGRSGASGEDSEVPLDDEAAGSVTAGATATRAGGSTA; the protein is encoded by the coding sequence ATGTCCCGCTTCTCAGACTTCGGCAACGACCTCTACAGCGGTCGTCGCTCCTTCGGCTTCGTGCCCCGCCGCGGACTGTGGCTGGCCATCGCCGGCGCGCTCGTGGTCATCAGCCTGCTGATCCCCGTGGTCAAGGGCGGCTTCAACCTGGGCATCGACTTCACCGGCGGCTCCGAGTTCACGATCTCCTCGGTGGCCGACGACGATCCGCAGGTCGGCCAGCAGGCGCTGCAGGACACCGGTGCCACCGAGGAGGGCGAGGTCACCAACATCGCCCCGGGCACCATGCGCGCCCAGACCGAGCAGCTCGACGACGAGCAGACCCTGGAGGTCCGCGACGCCCTGGCCCAGGCCTATGACGTCCCGGCCGAGAACGTCACCTCGAACTTCGTGGGCCCCACCTGGGGCGCGGGGATCTCGCAGCAGATGCTGCGCGGCCTGGTGATCTTCCTGGTGCTCACCGCGGTCGTGATGGCCCTGTACTTCCGCACCTGGAAGATGTCCGTGGCCTCGATGGCAGGCGTGTTCGTCACGGTGGCACTCACCGTGGGCACCTACTCGCTCGTGGGCTTCGAGGTCACGCCCTCGGCCGTCATCGGCTTCCTGACCGTGCTGTCGTACTCGCTGTACGACACCGTGGTCGTCTTCGACAAGGTCCGCGAGAACACCAAGGGCCTGCTCGACGGCTCCGCGCCGGCCTCCCGCAGGCAGCGCGGGTTCCTGGGGCAGATCAACCTGGCGGCCAACCAGACGCTGGTGCGCTCGATCAACACCTCGATCGTGGGCCTGTTGCCCGTGGGCGCCATCCTGTTCATCGGCGCCGCGCTGCTGGGTGCCGGAACGCTCAAGGACCTGGCGCTGTCGCAGTTCGTGGGCATCATCTACGGCACGCTGGCCACGCTGTTCGTGGCCACGCCGCTGTATGCGGCGCTGCGCTCCCGCGAACCGGCCGTGCGCCGGATCGACGAGGGTGCCGAGGCCTCCGCCGGCCGCTCCGGTGCTTCGGGCGAGGACTCCGAGGTGCCGCTCGACGACGAGGCCGCGGGCAGCGTCACCGCAGGTGCGACCGCGACCCGCGCCGGGGGCTCCACAGCCTGA
- a CDS encoding RelA/SpoT family protein: MTEGRRGVIDDGRGRPPRAPEPSAEAVEPAQEGASAETSPQPSADRSHDSASAAAAPEASETLGAASKATADSAADDPDEAIERRSRQLEAEEAERAARRRTGSSAGGTHWVVPASRPVFGRAVFPGRSERTRSTLSYLSGASISSSPLIEPLLRTVRENAPDEDLAVLQRAFSVADERHQGQKRKSGDPYITHPVAVTTILAELGMTGPVLVAALLHDTVEDTDYTLEDLTEEFGEEVAALVDGVTKLDKVQYGENAQAETVRKMIVAMAKDIRVLLIKLADRLHNARTWRFVSQESSGRKARETLEIFAPLAHRLGLNTIKWELEDLSFAALYPKIYEEIVRMVGERQPQRERNLAQIRSLVAEDLDKAEIEATITGRPKHYYSIYQKMVVRGKDFDEIQDLLAVRVLVGTVRECYAALGALHARWRPLPGRFKDYIAMPKFNMYQSLHTTVLGPNGRPVEIQIRTHDMHQRAEYGVAAHWKYKASGAADGPAAKADADDIGWLKSLVSWQDETRDSTEFLDSLRYQIDTKEVFVFTPKGDVMALPVGSTPVDFAYAVHTEVGDKTIGARVNGKLVALSSELQHGDWVEVLTSKSEAAGPSQDWLKFVSSPRARSKIKQWFSKERREEAIERGQESLTRALRKHHLPLQRTVTQEALVSAAHTLNKSDIAELYEAIGTDSVTARQVVDLLVESAGGEEGSAEEIDDTSTPIQPVRSRVVDSGVAVDGASDVYVKLARCCTPVPPDEIVGFVTRGQGISVHRADCSNIAAQKEPERLVKVHWAPTQASVFLVEIQVEALDRNSLLSDVTRVLSENHVNILSANVATSTQRVAISRFAFEMGDARYLNHVLNQVRRIDGVYDVYRTSGQRRLSTAEA; the protein is encoded by the coding sequence ATGACCGAGGGCCGCAGGGGAGTCATCGACGACGGCCGGGGGCGGCCTCCGCGCGCGCCCGAACCCTCCGCCGAAGCCGTCGAGCCCGCCCAGGAGGGCGCCTCGGCGGAGACCTCGCCGCAGCCCTCCGCAGATCGCTCGCACGACAGCGCCTCCGCCGCGGCGGCCCCGGAAGCCTCGGAGACTCTCGGTGCGGCCTCGAAGGCGACCGCCGACTCCGCCGCCGACGACCCGGACGAGGCCATCGAGCGCCGGTCCCGCCAGCTCGAGGCCGAGGAGGCCGAGCGTGCGGCGCGGCGTCGCACGGGCTCGAGCGCCGGGGGCACGCACTGGGTCGTGCCCGCCTCGCGCCCGGTCTTCGGCCGCGCAGTGTTCCCGGGGCGCTCGGAGCGCACCCGCTCCACGCTGTCGTACCTGTCGGGGGCCTCGATCTCGTCGTCCCCGCTGATCGAGCCGCTGCTGCGCACCGTGCGCGAGAACGCTCCCGACGAGGACCTGGCGGTCCTGCAGCGCGCGTTCTCCGTGGCCGATGAGCGCCACCAGGGGCAGAAGCGCAAGAGCGGCGACCCGTACATCACTCATCCGGTGGCCGTGACGACCATCCTGGCCGAGCTCGGCATGACCGGCCCGGTGCTGGTCGCCGCGCTGCTGCACGACACGGTCGAGGACACCGACTACACCCTCGAGGACCTCACCGAGGAGTTCGGCGAGGAGGTCGCGGCGCTCGTCGACGGCGTGACCAAGCTCGACAAGGTGCAGTACGGGGAGAACGCGCAGGCCGAGACCGTGCGCAAGATGATCGTGGCCATGGCCAAGGACATCCGCGTGCTGCTGATCAAGCTCGCCGACCGGCTGCACAACGCCCGCACGTGGCGCTTCGTGTCCCAGGAGTCCTCGGGGCGCAAGGCGCGCGAGACCCTCGAGATCTTCGCTCCGCTGGCTCACCGCCTGGGCCTGAACACGATCAAGTGGGAGCTGGAGGATCTGTCCTTCGCGGCGCTGTATCCCAAGATCTACGAGGAGATCGTGCGGATGGTGGGGGAGCGCCAGCCCCAGCGCGAGCGCAATCTGGCCCAGATCCGCTCCCTGGTGGCCGAGGACCTGGACAAGGCCGAGATCGAGGCCACGATCACGGGGCGCCCCAAGCACTACTACTCCATCTACCAGAAGATGGTCGTGCGGGGTAAGGACTTCGACGAGATCCAGGACCTGCTGGCCGTGCGCGTGCTCGTGGGCACGGTGCGCGAGTGCTATGCGGCCCTCGGTGCGCTGCATGCGCGGTGGCGGCCCCTGCCGGGGCGGTTCAAGGACTACATCGCCATGCCCAAGTTCAACATGTACCAGTCGCTGCACACCACGGTGCTGGGACCGAACGGGCGCCCGGTCGAGATCCAGATCCGCACCCACGACATGCACCAGCGCGCCGAGTACGGCGTGGCCGCGCACTGGAAGTACAAGGCCTCCGGCGCCGCCGACGGCCCCGCGGCCAAGGCGGATGCCGATGACATCGGCTGGCTGAAGTCCCTGGTGTCCTGGCAGGACGAGACGCGGGACTCGACCGAGTTCCTGGACTCGCTGCGCTACCAGATCGACACCAAGGAGGTCTTCGTCTTCACGCCCAAGGGCGATGTCATGGCGCTGCCCGTGGGCTCCACCCCGGTGGACTTCGCCTACGCCGTGCACACGGAGGTCGGCGACAAGACCATCGGCGCGCGGGTCAACGGAAAGCTCGTGGCCCTGTCCTCCGAGCTGCAGCACGGCGACTGGGTCGAGGTGCTGACCTCCAAGTCGGAGGCGGCCGGGCCGTCGCAGGACTGGCTGAAGTTCGTCTCCTCGCCGCGGGCCCGGTCCAAGATCAAGCAGTGGTTCTCCAAGGAGCGCCGCGAGGAGGCCATCGAACGCGGCCAGGAGTCGCTGACCCGTGCGCTGCGCAAGCACCACCTGCCGCTGCAGCGCACGGTCACGCAGGAGGCTCTGGTCTCAGCGGCGCACACGCTGAACAAGTCGGACATCGCCGAGCTCTACGAGGCCATCGGCACCGACTCGGTCACGGCGCGGCAGGTCGTGGACCTGCTGGTGGAATCGGCCGGCGGCGAGGAGGGCTCGGCCGAGGAGATCGACGACACCTCCACGCCCATCCAGCCGGTGCGCTCCCGCGTGGTCGACTCCGGCGTGGCCGTGGACGGCGCCAGCGACGTCTACGTGAAGCTCGCCCGCTGCTGCACGCCGGTGCCCCCGGACGAGATCGTCGGCTTCGTGACCCGCGGGCAGGGCATCTCGGTGCACCGGGCCGACTGCTCGAACATCGCCGCGCAGAAGGAGCCAGAGCGCCTGGTCAAGGTCCACTGGGCCCCCACCCAGGCCTCGGTGTTCCTGGTCGAGATCCAGGTCGAGGCGCTGGACCGCAACTCGCTGCTCTCCGATGTCACCCGGGTGCTCTCCGAGAACCACGTCAACATCCTCTCGGCCAACGTCGCGACCTCCACGCAGCGCGTGGCGATCTCGCGCTTCGCCTTCGAGATGGGCGATGCCCGCTACCTCAACCACGTGCTCAACCAGGTCCGGCGCATCGACGGCGTCTACGACGTCTATCGCACCTCCGGCCAGCGCAGGCTCTCCACCGCGGAGGCCTGA